A window from Tindallia magadiensis encodes these proteins:
- a CDS encoding efflux RND transporter periplasmic adaptor subunit, with the protein MKQKKKILILLMIILTFGMAFFLLMPASEENELLEIQPQTFRQVLTATGRLTGSPFYLQAQVTGQVLDLTVAEGDLVEKEQLLVQLDDEDLQWQLRQQAAAVAVAQAQHRNIAENRLPEARNRLESLLLEQSVRQEELALEEEDLQRRLHRHRRLYEQGALPLETLEATEKAMDLWEQSVQELEKLELQIATARKDVEVYSPGGSETTESLALLEQAEVQMENLQQERNRYQLSSPIPGKVLETHREVGELAQKGDPLLTLVRETSFIAEVEIDERNIALLEVGQPALLWPEAYPSREVSARVSRIAPRVDADTGTVLVQLEMEEKADFLIEDLTLQAEIEVRVLEDALLLPVAYLAGRDPVRVIVLENGQQEERILPRTESIGLEKILVLEGLEAGESLVKP; encoded by the coding sequence ATGAAGCAAAAGAAAAAAATCCTTATCTTATTAATGATAATTCTGACCTTTGGCATGGCATTTTTCCTATTGATGCCTGCTTCAGAAGAAAATGAGCTGTTGGAAATACAGCCACAAACTTTCCGGCAGGTGTTAACGGCCACCGGTCGGCTAACAGGATCTCCCTTTTACCTGCAGGCTCAGGTGACCGGCCAGGTGCTGGACTTAACCGTAGCGGAGGGGGATCTGGTGGAAAAGGAGCAATTACTTGTTCAACTGGATGACGAAGATCTACAGTGGCAGCTTCGCCAGCAGGCAGCGGCTGTCGCTGTAGCCCAGGCACAGCATCGAAACATTGCTGAAAATCGTTTACCAGAAGCTAGGAATCGCCTGGAATCTCTCCTATTGGAACAATCTGTCCGGCAAGAAGAGCTGGCACTGGAAGAAGAAGACCTCCAGCGACGCTTACACCGTCACCGTCGCTTATATGAACAAGGGGCACTTCCTCTGGAAACATTGGAAGCCACAGAAAAGGCCATGGATTTATGGGAACAGTCTGTACAGGAGCTGGAAAAACTGGAGCTTCAAATCGCTACAGCAAGAAAAGATGTGGAAGTTTACTCTCCCGGTGGCAGTGAAACAACGGAATCGCTGGCACTTCTGGAACAAGCAGAGGTGCAGATGGAAAACCTTCAACAGGAAAGGAATCGCTATCAGTTATCCTCTCCCATCCCCGGCAAGGTTTTGGAAACCCATCGGGAAGTGGGAGAACTGGCACAAAAGGGAGATCCGCTGCTGACCCTTGTCCGAGAAACTTCTTTCATTGCTGAAGTGGAAATTGACGAACGAAATATTGCCCTGCTGGAAGTTGGGCAACCTGCCTTGCTTTGGCCGGAAGCCTATCCGTCACGGGAGGTTTCGGCTCGTGTCAGCCGCATTGCTCCCAGAGTAGATGCGGACACGGGAACGGTACTGGTCCAATTAGAGATGGAAGAAAAGGCGGACTTTTTAATTGAAGATTTAACCTTGCAGGCTGAAATAGAAGTTCGGGTATTGGAAGATGCTTTATTACTGCCTGTTGCTTATCTGGCCGGACGAGACCCAGTCCGGGTCATAGTACTGGAAAATGGCCAGCAGGAAGAACGAATATTACCGCGGACAGAAAGCATTGGTCTGGAAAAAATCCTGGTATTAGAAGGGCTGGAAGCTGGCGAAAGTCTTGTAAAGCCTTAA